Proteins from a single region of Chitinibacter bivalviorum:
- the hemJ gene encoding protoporphyrinogen oxidase HemJ, producing the protein MLWVKAFHIIFVISWFAGLFYLPRIFVNHAMATEPVEIERLKLMERKLFRFMTPIAVLALGFGIWMWGYYAFYMGAGWYWMHAKLALVALLVAYHLWCGKIYRDFAADKNRRSHVWYRVFNEIPVLILMAVVILVVVKPF; encoded by the coding sequence ATGTTATGGGTTAAAGCATTTCATATTATTTTTGTGATTAGCTGGTTTGCCGGGCTGTTTTATTTGCCACGCATTTTTGTGAACCACGCAATGGCAACCGAGCCCGTCGAGATTGAACGCCTGAAATTAATGGAGCGAAAACTATTTCGCTTTATGACGCCCATCGCCGTTCTCGCGCTCGGCTTTGGTATCTGGATGTGGGGCTATTACGCCTTTTATATGGGCGCAGGCTGGTACTGGATGCACGCCAAACTGGCTTTGGTCGCGCTCTTAGTCGCCTATCACCTCTGGTGTGGCAAAATCTATCGCGATTTCGCGGCCGATAAAAATCGTCGCAGCCATGTGTGGTATCGCGTATTTAACGAAATCCCTGTGCTGATTTTGATGGCCGTGGTGATTCTAGTCGTGGTTAAACCTTTCTAA
- a CDS encoding chloramphenicol phosphotransferase CPT family protein, which translates to MELPQIIILNGCSSSGKTSLAKALQEKLPQQYLNFSIDAVLYALPGSDLAAMQRGEPIQRRGHDFGQLVRAYHYALPGLLQAGCHLILDNAWCERAEKRELLTELAGYRIALIGVHCDLDELNRREQARGDRAIGMAAWEFERVHQELTYDFEIDTTGISPETIADMVFDEIHRDRIWHGAIDSLEHLNMLG; encoded by the coding sequence ATGGAACTCCCTCAAATCATTATTTTGAATGGCTGTAGCAGCTCGGGCAAAACCAGCTTGGCCAAAGCTTTGCAGGAAAAGCTGCCGCAGCAATATCTCAATTTCAGCATTGATGCCGTGCTGTACGCCTTGCCAGGCAGTGACTTGGCGGCGATGCAACGCGGTGAGCCGATCCAGCGGCGTGGCCATGATTTTGGCCAACTGGTGCGCGCCTATCACTATGCTTTGCCGGGTCTGCTGCAGGCCGGTTGCCATTTGATTTTGGATAATGCCTGGTGCGAGCGGGCTGAGAAGCGGGAATTGCTCACGGAATTAGCAGGCTATCGCATTGCGCTAATCGGCGTGCATTGCGATTTGGATGAATTAAATCGGCGTGAACAAGCGCGCGGTGATCGCGCGATCGGGATGGCGGCGTGGGAATTTGAGCGCGTTCATCAAGAATTAACGTACGATTTCGAAATTGATACTACGGGTATATCGCCAGAGACTATTGCTGATATGGTCTTTGATGAGATACATCGTGACCGTATCTGGCATGGCGCAATCGATAGCTTAGAGCACTTGAATATGTTGGGCTAA
- the pilV gene encoding type IV pilus modification protein PilV translates to MKRQRGLSLIEVMVSILILALGLLGLAGLQTRAVIMNQSSYYRSIAADIGAELGDRIRANRTPFLASSDALPVRLPPDFSKCTQNSGDEDHITCQAQDTGHDVYLVSTEMTEWNSFLRSQLPNATYTLTSGAGQSTGFYRYTLTITWNDNRAAATGSQSTSYSTVLE, encoded by the coding sequence ATGAAACGCCAACGTGGTTTATCACTAATTGAAGTCATGGTTTCAATTTTAATACTTGCTTTAGGCCTTTTAGGTTTAGCAGGTTTACAGACCCGCGCCGTAATTATGAATCAAAGTAGCTATTATCGAAGTATTGCAGCGGATATTGGTGCAGAGCTAGGCGATCGAATCCGCGCAAATAGAACGCCATTTCTTGCAAGCAGCGACGCATTGCCCGTGCGATTACCACCTGACTTTTCAAAATGTACTCAAAATTCTGGAGATGAAGATCATATTACTTGTCAGGCACAAGATACGGGTCATGATGTATATTTGGTTTCAACAGAAATGACAGAGTGGAATTCATTTTTAAGATCGCAATTACCAAATGCAACATATACATTAACAAGTGGAGCTGGACAATCAACTGGGTTTTATCGTTATACATTAACAATTACTTGGAATGATAATCGAGCAGCAGCGACGGGCTCACAGTCAACAAGTTATAGTACGGTGCTCGAATAA
- a CDS encoding DVU_2496 family lipoprotein, translating to MKNIVLIAALAALLSACGEPKSSCGVYAIGPDQIRELIKENKAEPAPGRTEKAKLPPNFPTELLDKDGFYRGMAVFCKIDEAKAALTAQGHQGWSVYELNTDWDKNVYQADDQAFHLKDIATIKQAIE from the coding sequence ATGAAAAATATCGTCCTGATCGCTGCGCTGGCAGCCTTGCTTAGCGCCTGTGGTGAGCCCAAATCGAGCTGCGGCGTTTACGCCATTGGCCCCGATCAAATTCGCGAGCTGATCAAAGAAAACAAAGCCGAGCCAGCGCCAGGACGTACCGAAAAAGCCAAACTACCGCCGAATTTCCCCACGGAATTACTCGATAAAGACGGTTTTTATCGCGGCATGGCGGTATTTTGCAAAATAGATGAAGCCAAAGCAGCGCTCACCGCGCAAGGCCATCAAGGCTGGAGCGTGTATGAGCTCAATACCGATTGGGATAAAAACGTCTATCAAGCCGACGATCAGGCTTTCCATTTAAAAGACATCGCAACCATCAAACAGGCGATTGAATAA
- the hemL gene encoding glutamate-1-semialdehyde 2,1-aminomutase yields the protein MNRNEQLFAAAQQHIPGGVNSPVRAFGSVGGTPRFFAKGEGAYVWDADGKKYIDYVGSWGPLILGHAHPAVIEAVTRTAQNGMSFGAPTEGEVHIADLLCQMLPSLEQVRLVSSGTEATMSAIRLARGFTGRDKLIKFEGCYHGHADSLLVKAGSGLLTFGNPSSAGVPAAVAADTIVLPYNDVAALEALFAEQGDKIAALIVEPIAGNMNLVQPSKEFVAAMRKLTQDHGAVLIYDEVMTGFRVGLQCAQGLHGITPDLTCLGKVVGGGLPLAAFGGRADIMAKLAPLGPVYQAGTLSGNPLAVAAGMVTLQEISKPGFFEALSAKTQAFADGLNAIGQQLANTKTISAQSVGGMFGIYCSPNIPHSYSDVMNSDRVRFNAFFHAMLDEGIYLAPSAFEAGFVSAAHTNTEIQITLDIAKAVLHKI from the coding sequence ATGAATCGCAATGAACAACTCTTCGCCGCCGCCCAGCAACACATCCCCGGTGGCGTCAATTCTCCCGTGCGTGCATTCGGCTCGGTTGGCGGTACACCGCGCTTTTTTGCCAAAGGTGAAGGCGCTTATGTGTGGGACGCTGACGGTAAAAAATACATCGATTATGTTGGCTCTTGGGGCCCGCTCATTCTTGGCCACGCGCATCCTGCCGTGATCGAAGCCGTGACACGCACCGCGCAAAACGGCATGAGCTTTGGTGCACCCACCGAAGGCGAAGTCCATATCGCCGATTTGCTATGCCAGATGTTGCCCTCGCTCGAGCAAGTTCGCCTTGTTTCGAGCGGCACCGAAGCCACGATGAGCGCCATCCGCCTCGCGCGTGGCTTTACCGGCCGCGATAAGTTGATCAAATTTGAAGGCTGCTACCACGGCCATGCTGATAGTTTGCTGGTGAAAGCAGGCTCGGGCTTGCTGACGTTTGGGAATCCATCATCTGCTGGTGTCCCTGCTGCCGTGGCCGCCGATACCATCGTACTGCCGTATAACGATGTCGCCGCACTCGAAGCGCTGTTTGCTGAACAAGGCGACAAAATCGCCGCGCTAATTGTTGAGCCAATCGCCGGCAATATGAATCTGGTGCAACCCAGCAAAGAATTCGTCGCGGCCATGAGGAAATTAACGCAAGATCACGGCGCAGTATTGATTTACGATGAAGTGATGACAGGGTTTCGCGTTGGACTCCAATGTGCACAAGGCCTGCACGGCATTACCCCCGATCTGACCTGCTTGGGTAAAGTCGTCGGCGGTGGCCTGCCACTGGCCGCATTTGGCGGTCGCGCCGACATTATGGCCAAACTCGCCCCCCTCGGCCCCGTTTATCAAGCCGGTACGCTCTCAGGCAATCCGCTCGCCGTCGCTGCGGGTATGGTCACCTTGCAAGAGATCAGCAAACCGGGTTTCTTTGAAGCATTAAGCGCCAAAACCCAAGCTTTCGCCGACGGCCTGAACGCCATTGGCCAGCAATTAGCCAATACCAAAACCATCAGCGCCCAATCGGTCGGCGGTATGTTCGGCATTTATTGCAGCCCAAATATTCCGCACAGCTACAGCGATGTGATGAATAGCGACCGAGTGCGCTTTAACGCCTTCTTCCACGCCATGCTCGATGAAGGCATTTACCTTGCCCCATCGGCATTTGAGGCGGGGTTTGTTAGCGCTGCACATACAAATACTGAGATCCAAATCACTCTGGACATTGCCAAGGCAGTTTTGCATAAAATTTAA
- a CDS encoding M48 family metallopeptidase yields MKKTLLLASMALALLTACQQVNTTQGGAVGANRKQSMSTLLSAKDVDQMAAAAYTDSLKQARQKNALLPANDPVAIRVKNIAARIIPQTAVFRPDAANWKWEVNVEKSPELNAYCMAGGKIMFYTGIIDQLKLTDDEIAQIMGHEISHALREHSRERLSEQYNKQLGLQGISIAASILGGGKYDGLTNAALGVGSQAYDVALALPNSRTHESEADMMGLELAARAGYNPNAAVTLWQKMAAASKGAPPQFLSTHPSNQTRIAELQAKIPAVMPLYEAARKNK; encoded by the coding sequence ATGAAAAAAACACTTCTTCTTGCAAGCATGGCGCTGGCTTTACTCACCGCTTGCCAACAAGTGAACACCACCCAAGGCGGCGCAGTGGGTGCCAATCGCAAGCAAAGTATGAGTACGCTATTGTCGGCGAAAGACGTCGATCAAATGGCCGCTGCTGCCTACACCGATTCGCTCAAGCAAGCGCGGCAGAAAAATGCGCTCTTGCCCGCCAATGATCCCGTCGCCATTCGAGTGAAAAATATTGCGGCGCGCATCATTCCGCAAACAGCGGTGTTTCGCCCTGATGCGGCAAATTGGAAATGGGAAGTCAACGTCGAGAAAAGCCCCGAGCTCAATGCCTATTGCATGGCCGGCGGTAAAATCATGTTTTACACAGGCATTATTGATCAGCTCAAACTCACCGATGATGAAATCGCCCAGATTATGGGCCATGAAATCAGCCATGCGCTGCGTGAACACAGTCGCGAACGCCTGAGCGAGCAATACAATAAACAGCTGGGCTTGCAAGGTATCTCGATTGCCGCATCGATTCTGGGCGGTGGCAAATACGATGGCCTCACCAATGCAGCACTGGGTGTAGGCAGTCAGGCCTATGACGTGGCTTTGGCGCTGCCCAATAGCCGCACACATGAATCGGAAGCCGATATGATGGGGCTGGAATTGGCGGCTCGCGCGGGTTACAACCCCAATGCAGCAGTCACCCTATGGCAAAAGATGGCTGCCGCTAGCAAGGGTGCGCCACCGCAATTTTTGTCGACTCACCCATCCAATCAAACGCGCATCGCCGAGCTACAGGCTAAGATCCCAGCCGTGATGCCACTGTACGAAGCGGCGCGTAAAAATAAATAG
- a CDS encoding PilC/PilY family type IV pilus protein, whose amino-acid sequence MSNTFKVNTIAAWLYLAFPMVVIPLYAAEPYPALPPTLSTSVDPNVMLLIDNSGSMLQDGSNNWITQSSNSSCNQTNEIWTGCIGNSTYRNWIDSESSNPNTKMNIAKKVARSLITNNPKLRWGLASFRVNDTTTVGGSERGESAKIVTPIGSSIGTSTDSSTATVLGGINSLRARTATPLGEALLEITQYYQGKASLYGLISENYTSPIQYRCQKNFTIVITDGDATNDDNLPGSGKSAISYTSIDAANNSVNKSFSVCTAVSSPDCPAALEGSSGTPGFGDTTNRPRAIRDVAKYANDLDMRTSGNDLDGKSFDDTKFKKQNMQTYTVGFSVLNDVLPATASVGGGKYYTATDETTLSTALTNAVNEIIASISNAGGVATQTETYTAGNKVFQPVFNPKGWYGELRCYNLDSYGNFDPVTSKCTPNAKAVFPAVASRKIYSSTNPTSTSTSTSSGTTAFSFDTSTGLTAMSTTQKTALGATATDQQNIINYIRGTDGTFRSRTNGLLGDIVDSQPIVVSKPAGESTDTDYATFKTANASRSMVFIGANDGMMHGFDINNMTEILGYIPATLYSKLPNLSKTDYGENTTPHNFYVNGSMRQADIKAGGSWKTILVGGLGQGGKAYYAIDATQASNFSSASATVKWERNNLNSPSIGYTLPAPIIYNVRTSSSTVVPAVILANGYENNWGVTPVTANTSSLLIVNANTGDLIKEITVPNSTGLSSPAGADFGQDGILDYVYAGDMSGKLWRFDLTDNNPNNFKVAPNPIYDAGTTKPIAMRPAVMALNKTNGDAIGNLIFFGTGKLLTDTDRTNTDQQTFYAVIDKMVDTPVTVTQSDLQVQTVIDTKSTTSNRIGNYRKVSNNSLDLQSATNTKLGWYIDFPISSEKLVTSPMLYDDKLIFGTGVPLATEKCIPGGKGWIMGLNPLTGSVTTNKKGNKYSFIDINSDNKATAADQISFTTGAEYMSGYEKSGIPTELSYVSSENKIITPTNSDTSLGAIGSVIAQRESNYAAVYIGNAKAGVKSGVPQPKPASTGKGSLYGGTIGSDTVDKETLLSPSTGVKVEISTWREIK is encoded by the coding sequence ATGAGTAATACTTTTAAAGTAAACACCATCGCAGCTTGGCTCTACCTTGCGTTCCCCATGGTCGTTATTCCACTTTATGCAGCGGAACCCTATCCTGCCTTGCCACCGACACTTTCCACATCAGTCGATCCAAATGTAATGCTGTTGATAGATAACTCGGGGAGTATGTTGCAAGACGGTAGCAATAATTGGATTACTCAATCAAGCAATTCAAGCTGTAATCAAACCAACGAAATTTGGACTGGTTGTATTGGAAATTCGACCTACCGCAATTGGATCGACAGCGAATCAAGCAATCCAAATACCAAAATGAATATTGCAAAAAAGGTTGCTAGGTCTTTAATTACCAATAATCCAAAATTACGTTGGGGACTTGCATCATTTAGGGTGAATGACACTACAACTGTAGGCGGCTCAGAACGCGGTGAATCTGCAAAAATAGTAACACCGATTGGCAGTTCAATTGGCACCTCAACTGATAGCAGTACTGCGACTGTACTGGGAGGTATTAATAGTTTGCGAGCAAGGACTGCAACACCACTAGGTGAAGCATTGCTGGAAATTACTCAATATTATCAAGGCAAAGCCTCTTTATATGGGCTGATTTCAGAGAATTACACCAGTCCAATTCAATATCGCTGCCAAAAAAACTTCACGATTGTGATTACCGATGGAGATGCAACAAACGATGACAATTTACCAGGCAGTGGAAAAAGTGCAATTAGCTATACCTCTATCGATGCTGCGAATAATTCAGTTAATAAAAGTTTTAGTGTTTGTACCGCAGTTTCAAGCCCAGATTGCCCTGCAGCCTTAGAAGGAAGTTCAGGAACACCTGGCTTTGGTGATACAACAAATCGCCCACGTGCAATTCGCGATGTCGCGAAATATGCCAATGATTTAGATATGCGAACTTCTGGAAATGATCTGGATGGAAAATCATTTGATGATACCAAATTTAAAAAACAAAATATGCAAACCTATACCGTCGGATTTAGTGTATTGAATGATGTTTTACCTGCAACAGCAAGTGTGGGTGGAGGTAAATATTATACTGCCACAGATGAAACAACTTTATCGACTGCGCTAACAAATGCAGTCAATGAAATTATTGCTTCTATTTCAAATGCCGGCGGGGTAGCAACACAAACAGAAACTTATACAGCAGGCAATAAAGTATTCCAACCAGTATTCAATCCAAAAGGTTGGTATGGTGAATTACGTTGTTATAACCTAGATTCATATGGCAATTTTGATCCAGTTACTTCCAAATGTACACCAAATGCGAAAGCAGTATTTCCAGCTGTAGCTAGCAGAAAAATATACTCATCAACCAATCCAACTAGCACAAGTACCTCCACTTCAAGCGGTACAACTGCCTTTAGTTTTGATACCAGCACTGGTTTAACAGCAATGAGCACAACTCAGAAAACAGCATTAGGTGCTACTGCTACAGATCAACAAAATATCATTAATTATATCCGTGGTACCGATGGGACATTTAGATCACGAACAAATGGACTATTGGGAGATATTGTAGATAGCCAACCTATTGTCGTTTCGAAACCGGCAGGAGAATCTACAGATACCGATTATGCAACATTCAAAACGGCGAATGCATCGCGAAGTATGGTCTTTATAGGTGCGAATGATGGCATGATGCATGGATTTGATATTAATAATATGACGGAAATTTTAGGGTATATACCCGCCACACTGTATTCAAAATTACCAAATTTAAGTAAAACAGATTATGGTGAAAATACAACTCCACATAATTTTTATGTGAATGGTAGTATGCGCCAAGCAGATATTAAAGCAGGTGGTAGCTGGAAAACAATATTAGTAGGTGGACTAGGCCAAGGTGGTAAAGCCTATTATGCAATTGATGCGACTCAAGCAAGTAATTTTTCATCAGCATCAGCAACAGTCAAATGGGAACGCAATAATTTAAATTCACCATCAATTGGCTATACTTTACCAGCACCAATAATTTACAACGTACGAACTTCATCTTCAACTGTTGTCCCTGCCGTAATTTTAGCTAATGGTTATGAAAATAATTGGGGTGTAACTCCTGTAACGGCAAACACATCTTCCTTACTCATAGTTAATGCCAACACGGGCGATCTTATTAAAGAAATCACCGTGCCAAATAGCACGGGGCTATCTTCACCAGCTGGTGCTGATTTTGGACAAGATGGAATATTGGACTATGTTTATGCCGGTGATATGAGCGGAAAATTATGGCGTTTTGATTTAACTGATAACAATCCAAATAATTTTAAAGTTGCACCTAACCCTATTTATGATGCCGGTACTACAAAACCAATTGCAATGCGGCCAGCAGTTATGGCACTCAACAAAACAAATGGTGATGCAATTGGGAATTTAATATTTTTTGGCACTGGTAAATTATTAACCGATACAGATAGAACAAATACAGATCAACAAACATTCTATGCTGTCATTGATAAGATGGTTGATACACCAGTTACGGTAACACAATCTGATTTACAAGTACAAACAGTGATAGACACAAAATCAACAACAAGTAATCGTATTGGAAATTATCGAAAAGTATCAAATAACAGTTTAGACCTCCAATCTGCTACAAATACCAAATTAGGATGGTATATAGATTTTCCAATATCCAGCGAAAAATTAGTTACATCACCGATGCTTTATGACGACAAATTAATTTTCGGTACGGGTGTACCTTTAGCAACAGAAAAATGTATTCCTGGGGGTAAGGGCTGGATTATGGGTTTGAATCCATTAACAGGATCAGTAACTACTAATAAAAAAGGTAATAAATACAGTTTTATTGATATAAATAGTGATAATAAAGCAACAGCAGCAGACCAAATTTCATTTACGACTGGTGCGGAATATATGAGTGGATATGAAAAATCAGGTATTCCAACCGAATTATCGTATGTATCTTCTGAGAATAAAATTATAACCCCGACTAATTCAGACACTAGTTTAGGCGCAATAGGTAGTGTTATTGCGCAACGCGAGTCAAATTACGCGGCCGTCTATATTGGCAATGCAAAAGCAGGTGTGAAATCAGGGGTTCCTCAACCTAAACCAGCTTCAACAGGTAAAGGATCTCTATATGGTGGAACAATTGGTAGTGATACAGTCGATAAAGAAACATTATTATCTCCATCAACAGGTGTAAAAGTTGAAATTAGTACTTGGCGGGAGATCAAATAA
- a CDS encoding PilW family protein, producing the protein MKKNTGFTLIELMVAMGIAMVTLLAVSTLYINTKQTFNLQGMQNRLSEDGRFAISMLQRVISQAGFRPNPNALITSDRISAISNSSLSVRFNSDGTNQIGCNGTSTAAGDTTLTISSASNKLQCDTIDWITPSTTGTGNATEVVDFKVQYGIDEADTDAGLPNTPADYGCGALATDTSFRVRNCIPNRYVNTLPGGVNADQIVAVKVCLVLRTEKTDNSLVKSAAINDCSGTAITNSQNDKKLYRTFRSTIMIKNR; encoded by the coding sequence ATGAAAAAAAATACCGGTTTTACTTTAATTGAGTTAATGGTTGCAATGGGAATTGCAATGGTAACTTTATTGGCTGTTTCAACCTTGTATATCAATACAAAACAAACTTTCAATTTGCAAGGAATGCAAAATAGATTATCAGAAGATGGACGCTTTGCTATATCAATGTTACAACGTGTAATTAGCCAAGCCGGTTTTCGCCCCAATCCAAATGCATTAATTACTTCCGATCGAATTTCAGCTATTTCAAACAGTTCATTATCAGTACGATTTAATTCTGATGGAACAAATCAAATAGGTTGTAACGGGACATCTACTGCTGCAGGAGATACAACATTAACAATTTCATCAGCCAGTAATAAACTGCAATGTGACACCATCGATTGGATTACACCTAGCACAACCGGAACGGGTAATGCTACCGAAGTAGTTGATTTTAAAGTGCAATATGGTATTGATGAAGCTGACACTGATGCAGGTCTGCCAAATACGCCTGCAGACTATGGGTGTGGAGCGCTTGCAACAGATACTTCATTCAGAGTACGAAATTGTATTCCGAATAGATATGTAAATACATTACCTGGTGGTGTAAACGCTGATCAAATTGTGGCAGTTAAAGTTTGTTTAGTATTAAGAACAGAAAAAACTGATAATTCATTAGTAAAATCAGCAGCAATCAATGATTGTAGTGGTACTGCAATTACCAATTCTCAAAATGATAAAAAATTATATAGAACTTTCAGATCGACAATTATGATTAAAAATAGGTAA
- a CDS encoding CYTH domain-containing protein: protein MAIEIERKFLLNNQHWREQVSRSTRIAQGYLNAEPSRTVRVRVKGDSGFITIKGKNEGISRVEFEYEIPAADALELLKLCPNVLDKTRHLVNIDGHTFEIDEFHGLNNGLIVAEIELASENASYPQPDWLGPEVSGDVRYYNSALSEKPFSSW, encoded by the coding sequence ATGGCCATCGAAATCGAGCGCAAATTCCTACTCAATAATCAACATTGGCGCGAGCAAGTTTCACGCAGCACCCGCATTGCGCAAGGCTATCTGAATGCCGAGCCAAGCCGCACCGTGCGCGTGCGCGTCAAAGGTGATAGCGGCTTTATCACCATCAAAGGCAAAAACGAAGGCATTAGCCGCGTCGAATTTGAATATGAGATACCCGCCGCAGATGCGTTGGAACTGCTCAAGCTCTGCCCCAATGTGCTCGACAAAACACGCCACTTGGTCAACATCGACGGCCATACGTTTGAAATCGACGAATTTCACGGCTTAAACAATGGGCTTATCGTCGCTGAAATCGAGCTTGCCAGCGAAAACGCCAGCTACCCGCAACCCGATTGGCTAGGGCCCGAAGTCTCGGGCGATGTGCGTTATTACAATAGTGCGCTGTCGGAAAAACCGTTTTCAAGCTGGTAA
- a CDS encoding rubredoxin, which produces MKKYMCLICAFIYDEAAGRPEDNIPPGTKWEDVPTNWTCPDCGARKDDFEMVQI; this is translated from the coding sequence ATGAAAAAGTATATGTGCTTGATTTGTGCGTTTATTTACGACGAAGCGGCAGGTCGCCCGGAAGATAACATTCCACCCGGCACCAAATGGGAAGATGTGCCCACCAACTGGACCTGTCCCGATTGCGGCGCGCGTAAAGACGATTTTGAAATGGTGCAAATCTAA
- a CDS encoding GspH/FimT family pseudopilin: MSIYSRKKMHGMTLIEMMITISILGILSAIAIPNMMDWVRDARLASQSDLLVTGLSSARLEAVKRRSDVVFCPANDANTATACSGTAADWSKGWLIMTGTEIIQRFVVQKGITISPTVAGAAITSTTFNATLGSSQAAGLVNFSACITGRKGHSVAIYQSGHISKSITSTTCS, from the coding sequence ATGAGTATATATTCCCGAAAGAAAATGCATGGTATGACCTTAATTGAAATGATGATTACCATTTCTATACTGGGGATTTTATCTGCTATTGCAATTCCCAATATGATGGATTGGGTAAGAGATGCTCGATTAGCAAGTCAAAGTGATCTATTAGTAACAGGTCTTAGCTCAGCACGATTAGAAGCAGTGAAACGTAGAAGTGATGTTGTCTTTTGTCCAGCTAATGATGCAAACACAGCTACGGCCTGTTCTGGAACTGCAGCTGATTGGTCCAAAGGCTGGCTAATAATGACAGGGACAGAAATCATTCAAAGATTCGTGGTTCAAAAAGGGATCACAATTAGTCCAACAGTTGCAGGAGCGGCAATTACATCTACAACATTTAATGCCACATTGGGAAGCTCTCAAGCTGCTGGTTTAGTCAACTTTAGTGCTTGTATTACAGGCCGAAAAGGACATTCGGTAGCAATTTATCAATCAGGTCATATAAGTAAAAGTATCACTAGCACAACTTGTTCATAG
- the thiD gene encoding bifunctional hydroxymethylpyrimidine kinase/phosphomethylpyrimidine kinase, which produces MTPTPPTVLVFAANDPSGGAGLMADILTLASLGCHALPIVTAMTVQDTAGVQSFQAVDSEFVDEQARFILEDIKIDAIKVGMVGSVENLAVIAEIASDYPDIPLILEPVFSMGRGEELSDEDLYSAMRELLLPHSFLVTCNSDDARKLGTDDPDEQEDLPLDAAAQRMLQCGCEYVLIAGTHEKTPKVVNTLYSAMGRVRSDKWERLPGSFHGAGATLASAMAGALANGADIATAMQEAQEYTFQAISNAYRPGMGQMIPDRMFWARPPAEEVPVSEIEIDGDEPKSVQ; this is translated from the coding sequence ATGACTCCAACCCCGCCCACAGTACTGGTTTTTGCCGCGAACGACCCATCGGGCGGCGCAGGCTTAATGGCCGATATTCTGACTTTGGCCTCATTGGGTTGCCATGCCTTGCCGATCGTCACGGCGATGACGGTGCAAGACACCGCTGGCGTACAGAGTTTTCAGGCGGTTGATAGCGAGTTTGTCGATGAACAAGCACGTTTTATCTTAGAAGACATCAAAATCGATGCGATCAAAGTCGGCATGGTCGGCAGCGTGGAAAATCTGGCGGTGATCGCCGAGATTGCATCCGATTACCCCGATATTCCGCTGATTCTGGAGCCCGTGTTTAGCATGGGCCGCGGCGAGGAATTATCGGATGAAGATTTATATAGCGCCATGCGCGAGCTGTTGTTGCCGCATAGTTTTCTAGTCACATGTAATAGCGATGATGCGCGAAAATTGGGTACGGATGATCCAGACGAGCAAGAAGATTTGCCGCTCGATGCCGCCGCGCAGCGCATGCTGCAATGTGGTTGCGAGTATGTATTGATCGCCGGTACGCACGAAAAAACACCGAAAGTCGTCAATACCTTGTACAGCGCGATGGGTCGCGTGCGTTCGGATAAATGGGAGCGCCTGCCGGGCAGTTTCCACGGTGCGGGTGCCACATTGGCCTCGGCGATGGCGGGGGCTTTGGCCAACGGCGCTGACATTGCCACCGCGATGCAGGAAGCGCAGGAATATACCTTCCAAGCCATTAGCAATGCCTATCGCCCTGGCATGGGGCAGATGATTCCCGATCGCATGTTCTGGGCGCGACCGCCCGCCGAAGAAGTGCCGGTCAGTGAGATCGAGATCGACGGCGACGAGCCCAAATCGGTACAGTAA